One genomic region from Anopheles bellator chromosome 2, idAnoBellAS_SP24_06.2, whole genome shotgun sequence encodes:
- the LOC131210754 gene encoding embryonic polarity protein dorsal-like, which produces MEAFVNGTDAAALQPLDEIFGVNDLLDDIIHVIGNDIHEKMPPLTAQRPYVEITEQPHPKALRFRYECEGRSAGSIPGVNTTADHKTFPSIQVHGYRGRAVVVVSCVTKEGPDHKPHPHNLVGKEGCKKGVCTVEINSTTMSYTFNNLGIQCVKKKDVDDALKLRQEIRVDPFRTGFAHAKEPGSIDLNAVRLCFQVFLEGQQRGRFTEPLAPVVSDIIYDKKAMSDLIICRLSDSTAPVCGGKEIILLCEKVVKEDIKVRFFEKKGNVTVWENYGEFSHTDVHKQVAISFRTPPYRSIDITDSVEAYVQLERPSDNTYSEAREFKFIPLDTGRRRFSSLQRDLANNPSDTPEDRLFKRILLEGSNRALVERQRPKPITNGAPAVRTDEVIVLDTPNVEDKPFATETVSSDQKTNEWIQRNEFSVAINNNNNNISDEASSGNDNRMVIGDTNNNIYQTNSDEDRTLNELLEQVAELDEIYTDHQLRRENMILEHELNTLEQSVPVQLGSPGGERMDIDEVFDDAATYTSLQRAFKNPLSISLGPPVPPRPEHARLDPGVYDAVEPLHVPTIEVSSLKRESPENEKLPPLPPKRAKPSVQNKENTALDANDEVLLNTIIRKGSMRSLVPRPQSDQIIIMKTPDSPPTKKLPPTPPASPSKASTSGSGAGDFSTLPKNGSKKPGFFSKLFSRKKSKSDLTASTSTLNRKTPGAGDSEDSTPVHGAGGGKKLRDSTGRGSFRDAVSADKRKPGKPVARSVSSVSARRPASEANPDFIYIPLKGDGPGIAMQSRNGGSGTHLSLPGNDSYERASTASLPPLDRKAVSALQLDVPIQDGNLELVAIADARSIKNLVEGNYGVQLDPSVDLTEAEHFALYTSIAPNAALSEFDETSCYYAPVEPSPLASLPTQQQQQQQQQQQQYQTTMMATNSDV; this is translated from the exons CCGCTCAGCGCCCGTACGTGGAGATCACCGAGCAGCCACATCCGAAGGCGCTACGCTTTCGCTATGAGTGCGAAGGACGCTCGGCCGGATCAATTCCGGGCGTCAACACGACGGCCGATCACAAGACCTTCCCGAGCATACAGGTGCACGGgtaccggggccgggccgtggtAGTGGTGTCCTGTGTCACCAAGGAGGGCCCAGATCACAAGCCCCACCCGCACAATCTGGTCGGCAAAGAGGGCTGCAAGAAGGGCGTTTGTACCGTGGAGATCAACAGTACCACCATGAGTTATACCTTCAACAATCTCGGCATCCAGTGCGTCAAGAAGAAGGACGTCGACGATGCGCTGAAGCTGCGACAGGAGATCCGGGTCGATCCATTCCGAA CCGGATTCGCTCACGCCAAGGAACCGGGCTCCATCGACCTCAACGCCGTCCGGCTGTGCTTCCAGGTGTTTCTCGAGGGACAGCAGCGTGGCCGGTTTACGGAACCACTGGCACCCGTCGTCTCGGACATCATCTATGACAAGAAGGCGATGTCGGATTTGATCATCTGCCGGCTGAGCGATAGCACGGCCCCGGTGTGCGGCGGCAAGGAGATCATCTTGCTGTGCGAAAAGGTCGTCAAGGAGGACATCAAGGTGCGGTTCTTCGAGAAGAAGGGCAACGTCACGGTGTGGGAGAATTACGGCGAGTTTTCACACACGGACGTCCACAAGCAGGTGGCCATCAGCTTCCGGACGCCACcgtaccgatcgatcgatatcaCCGATTCCGTGGAG GCATACGTACAGCTTGAGCGGCCATCGGACAACACGTACTCGGAGGCTCGTGAATTCAAGTTCATCCCGCTAGACACAGGTAGGCGCCGATTTTCGTCTCTACAGCGTGATCTTGCGAACAATCCTAGCGACACTCCCGAGGACCGGCTCTTCAAGCGCATCCTCCTGGAGGGATCGAACCGGGCGCTGGTGGAGCGCCAGCGGCCGAAACCGATCACGAACGGTGCCCCGGCGGTTCGCACCGACGAGGTGATCGTGCTCGACACCCCGAACGTGGAGGATAAACCGTTCGCCACGGAAACGGTATCTAGCGATcagaaaacgaacgaatggatACAACGAAATGAGTTCAGTGTggccatcaacaacaacaacaacaacatcagtGATGAAGCATCATCTGGTAACGATAATCGTATGGTCATTGGGGATACGAACAACAATATCTACCAGACGAATTC TGACGAAGATCGCACGTTGAACGAACTGCTGGAGCAAGTGGCTGAGCTGGACGAGATATACACCGATCATCAGCTGCGCCGCGAGAACATGATTCTGGAGCACGAGCTGAACACGCTGGAGCAATCCGTGCCCGTCCAGCTCGGATCACCGGGCGGTGAGCGGATGGACATTGACGAAGTGTTTGATGATGCCGCCACCTACACCAGTCTGCAGCGCGCCTTCAAGAATCCCCTCTCCATTTCGCTCGGTCCACCGGTACCTCCGAGACCGGAGCACGCCAGACTTGATCCTGGCGTGTACGACGCGGTAGAACCACTGCACGTTCCCACGATTGAGGTGAGCTCGCTGAAGCGCGAGTCGCCGGAGAACGAAAAGCTACCACCGTTGCCTCCGAAACGTGCCAAACCGAGCGTGCAGAACAAGGAGAACACGGCGCTCGATGCGAACGATGAGGTGCTCCTGAACACCATCATTCGCAAGGGCTCGATGCGTAGCCTGGTACCGCGCCCCCAGTCCGAccagatcatcatcatgaaaACGCCGGACAGTCCACCAACCAAGAAGCTGCCCCCAACACCGCCCGCTTCCCCGTCTAAGGCGTCCACTAGTGGGTCGGGTGCCGGGGACTTTAGTACACTGCCCAAGAATGGCAGCAAAAAGCCCGGCTTCTTCTCGAAGCTGTTCTCGCGCAAGAAGAGCAAATCCGATCTgaccgccagcaccagcacactGAACCGCAAGacacccggggccggtgaTTCGGAAGACTCGACCCCGGTCCATGGGGCCGGTGGGGGAAAGAAACTGCGCGATTCGACCGGCCGCGGTTCGTTCCGGGATGCGGTGAGCGCGGATAAGCGTAAACCGGGCAAACCGGTTGCCCGCAGTGTCAGCAGTGTCAgtgcccgccggccggcctccGAAGCCAATCCGGATTTTATCTACATCCCACTGAAGGGTGACGGTCCCGGAATTGCCATGCAATCACGTAACGGAGGCAGCGGAACGCACCTGTCCCTGCCGGGCAACGATTCGTACGAACGGGCCAGTACGGCTTCACTGCCACCGCTCGACCGGAAGGCCGTCAGTGCCCTGCAGCTGGATGTGCCCATCCAGGATGGCAACCTGGAGCTGGTGGCGATCGCTGACGCACGCAGCATAAAGAATCTCGTTGAAGGCAACTACGGTGTCCAGCTGGACCCGAGCGTAGATCTGACGGAGGCGGAACACTTTGCCCTGTACACCTCGATAGCCCCGAACGCGGCACTGAGCGAGTTCGACGAAACCTCCTGCTACTATGCTCCGGTCGAACCAAGTCCACTGGCCTCACTCccaacgcagcagcaacagcaacagcagcagcaacagcagcaatacCAAACCACCATGATGGCCACCAACAGTGACGTCTGA